The following coding sequences lie in one Panicum virgatum strain AP13 chromosome 6N, P.virgatum_v5, whole genome shotgun sequence genomic window:
- the LOC120677419 gene encoding peflin-like, whose amino-acid sequence MQQMQQQMQYLMMAQFLAGGSTGSQFGMPQQSQGSESGQAYIPPPQGFMAMLGASRSGGQASTGVLPQMPPFGPWWQTPPAPFPPPAAGSRQGTPDGDIFLNLSGGGASGGGASGGGSNHDMAMD is encoded by the exons ATGCAACAGATGCAGCAACAGATGCAGTATTTGATGATGGCACAG TTCTTGGCTGGGGGTAGCACCGGATCTCAGTTCGGTATGCCGCAGCAATCACAAGGTTCCGAGAGTGGCCAAGCATATATTCCACCACCTCAGGGATTCATGGCGATGTTGGGCGCATCTCGGTCTGGAGGCCAAGCTTCTACAGGTGTTCTCCCACAAATGCCGCCGTTCGGTCCGTGGTGGCAGACTCCGCCAGCACCATTTCCTCCACCAGCAGCG GGTTCCCGTCAAGGAACGCCTGATGGCGACATATTTCTCAATTTGAGCGGTGGAGGTGCGAGTGGCGGAGGTGCGAGTGGCGGAGGT